The following are from one region of the Halarcobacter sp. genome:
- the rpsD gene encoding 30S ribosomal protein S4: MARYRGPREKIERRLDADLGLKGERRLNGKSALEKRPFAPGQHGQRRGKISEYGLQLREKQKAKFMYGVSEKQFRKYFKEAARRDGNTGANLITLIEQRLDNVVYRMGFATTRANARQFTTHGHVLVDGKKVDIPSFVVKPGQKIEIKEKSKTNPQVVRSLELTNQTGLVDWVDVDKDKVFGIFTRIPTREEVVIPVEERLIVELYSK, encoded by the coding sequence ATGGCTAGATATAGAGGACCAAGAGAAAAGATTGAAAGAAGATTGGATGCAGACCTTGGATTAAAAGGTGAGAGAAGACTTAACGGAAAATCTGCATTAGAAAAAAGACCATTTGCTCCAGGACAACACGGACAAAGAAGAGGTAAAATCTCTGAGTATGGTTTACAATTAAGAGAAAAACAAAAAGCTAAATTCATGTATGGTGTTTCTGAAAAACAATTCAGAAAATACTTCAAAGAAGCAGCAAGAAGAGATGGTAATACAGGGGCAAACCTTATTACATTAATCGAGCAAAGATTAGATAACGTTGTATATAGAATGGGATTTGCTACAACTAGAGCAAACGCTAGACAATTTACAACTCACGGACACGTTTTAGTAGACGGTAAAAAAGTGGATATTCCATCTTTCGTTGTAAAACCTGGACAAAAAATTGAAATTAAAGAAAAATCTAAAACTAACCCACAAGTTGTAAGATCATTAGAACTTACAAACCAAACTGGTCTTGTTGATTGGGTTGACGTAGATAAAGATAAAGTATTCGGAATTTTTACAAGAATCCCAACTAGAGAAGAAGTTGTTATTCCTGTTGAAGAAAGATTAATCGTAGAGTTATATTCTAAATAA
- a CDS encoding DNA-directed RNA polymerase subunit alpha — protein sequence MKKFADTPFLPTEVEIEAISDNEAKISAYPFESGFAITLAHPLRRLLLSSSVGYAPIAVKIEGASHEFDSLRGMLEDIAIFIINLKNIKFKINGDEEQVVVEYSFDGPKEIKGEDLVNSDVEVVSPDVHLATINSDCNLTFSVIIQRGIGYMPSEDIRDMVSSDYIPLDAFFTPVKKVVYDIEKMLVEDNPNFEKAVFTVQTNGQITPVAAFKEAVSVMYSQMSVFNKVFDLSEVTVNDAGEEPVELKDLIVKIDDLNLSARSFNSLDRAGLKFLGELVLMSEVEVKNIKNLGKKSFDEIAEKLDYLGFPIENTLPENVASALRRKLEQLKA from the coding sequence ATGAAAAAATTTGCAGACACACCGTTTTTACCAACAGAGGTTGAGATAGAGGCTATCAGTGATAATGAAGCTAAAATATCAGCATATCCATTTGAAAGTGGTTTTGCAATAACTTTAGCACACCCTCTTAGAAGACTTTTATTAAGTTCGTCAGTTGGATACGCTCCAATTGCTGTAAAAATTGAAGGTGCTTCTCATGAGTTTGACTCATTAAGAGGAATGCTTGAAGATATAGCTATTTTTATAATTAATCTTAAGAATATAAAGTTTAAAATTAATGGTGATGAAGAGCAAGTTGTTGTTGAATACTCTTTTGATGGTCCAAAAGAGATAAAAGGTGAAGACTTAGTAAACTCTGATGTTGAAGTAGTTTCTCCAGATGTACATTTAGCAACAATTAACTCTGACTGTAACTTAACATTCTCTGTAATTATCCAAAGAGGTATTGGTTATATGCCTTCTGAGGATATCAGAGATATGGTAAGTTCTGATTATATTCCATTAGATGCTTTCTTTACACCAGTAAAAAAAGTAGTATATGATATTGAAAAAATGTTAGTTGAAGATAATCCTAACTTTGAAAAAGCTGTATTTACAGTACAAACAAATGGACAAATTACTCCAGTTGCTGCTTTTAAAGAAGCAGTATCAGTTATGTACTCTCAAATGTCAGTATTTAACAAAGTATTTGATTTATCTGAAGTTACAGTTAATGATGCTGGTGAAGAACCAGTTGAATTAAAAGATTTAATTGTAAAAATTGATGATTTAAATTTAAGTGCTAGAAGTTTCAACTCTTTAGATAGAGCTGGACTTAAATTCCTAGGTGAATTAGTACTTATGAGTGAAGTAGAAGTTAAAAATATTAAGAATTTAGGAAAAAAATCATTTGATGAAATCGCTGAGAAATTAGATTATTTAGGTTTCCCAATTGAGAATACACTTCCTGAAAATGTTGCATCAGCTTTAAGAAGAAAGCTTGAGCAACTTAAAGCATAA
- the rplQ gene encoding 50S ribosomal protein L17 gives MRHKHGYRRLNRTSSHRKALLKNLAIALIEREKIETTVPKAKELQRYIERLVTTSRNADFNTHRAVFALLQDKEATKKIINEIAPKYLERNGGYTSIVKTRIRRGDATPMAFISFV, from the coding sequence ATGAGACATAAGCACGGATATAGAAGATTAAACAGAACTTCTTCTCATAGAAAAGCGTTACTAAAGAACTTAGCAATCGCTTTAATCGAAAGAGAGAAGATTGAAACAACTGTACCAAAAGCAAAAGAATTACAAAGATACATTGAAAGATTAGTAACTACATCTAGAAATGCAGATTTTAACACTCACAGAGCTGTTTTCGCATTATTACAAGATAAAGAAGCTACTAAAAAAATTATCAATGAAATTGCACCAAAGTACTTAGAAAGAAATGGTGGATACACTTCAATTGTTAAGACAAGAATTAGAAGAGGTGATGCTACACCTATGGCATTTATTTCTTTTGTTTAA
- the gatA gene encoding Asp-tRNA(Asn)/Glu-tRNA(Gln) amidotransferase subunit GatA yields MITLKEALSLSSEEVKNLREDLNSKIKQSNIGAYVEQLTNSEVSTSGEGIPIAIKDIINVKDWNITCCSNILQGYVSPYDATVIKNLRDAGLSPFGRANMDEFAMGSSTDTSCYGKTLNPNNPNKTAGGSSGGSAAAVAGGIAIAALGTDTGGSVRQPAAYCGCVGMKPTYGRVSRYGVTAYSSSLDQVGPITQNVEDAAILYDIISGHDPMDSTSANVDYTPVASNLNSDKKLKIAVIDNFVEQASDEIKQGFGKAIKALEDAGHEIVHKSMLDTDKILSSYYIVATAEASANLSRFDGVRYGNRKGEGGLKDMYVQTKSQGFGDEVQKRIMLGSFVLSSGYYDAYYIKAQKVRHLIKDEYEEIFKDADLILSPVAPTTAPEFGSFKTSLEMYLSDIYTISVNLAGLPAISLPVDRNSDGMPIGLQMIGRAYDEQTLFDGALALEKAVNYK; encoded by the coding sequence TTGATAACTCTAAAAGAAGCACTAAGTTTAAGTAGTGAAGAAGTTAAAAATTTAAGAGAAGATTTAAACTCTAAAATCAAGCAGAGTAACATCGGTGCTTATGTAGAACAACTAACTAATAGTGAAGTTTCAACTTCAGGTGAAGGTATTCCAATAGCTATTAAAGATATTATCAATGTTAAAGATTGGAATATTACTTGTTGTAGTAATATACTTCAAGGTTATGTTAGTCCTTATGACGCAACAGTTATTAAAAATTTAAGAGATGCGGGACTTAGTCCTTTTGGTAGAGCAAATATGGATGAGTTTGCAATGGGAAGTAGTACTGATACTTCTTGCTATGGTAAAACTTTAAATCCAAATAATCCTAATAAAACAGCTGGTGGAAGTTCAGGTGGTAGTGCAGCGGCAGTAGCTGGTGGTATTGCAATTGCAGCACTTGGAACAGATACTGGTGGTTCAGTTAGACAACCAGCAGCATATTGCGGATGTGTTGGTATGAAACCAACATATGGAAGGGTTTCTAGATATGGAGTAACAGCTTACTCTTCATCTTTAGACCAAGTAGGACCTATAACTCAAAATGTAGAAGATGCAGCAATTTTATATGATATTATTTCTGGACATGACCCTATGGACTCAACTTCTGCAAACGTAGATTATACTCCTGTAGCAAGTAACTTAAATAGCGATAAAAAACTTAAAATCGCTGTAATTGATAACTTTGTTGAACAAGCAAGTGATGAGATTAAACAAGGTTTTGGAAAAGCAATTAAAGCTTTAGAAGATGCAGGACATGAGATTGTTCATAAAAGTATGTTAGATACTGATAAGATTCTTTCTTCTTATTATATAGTAGCAACTGCAGAGGCAAGTGCAAATCTTTCAAGATTCGATGGTGTAAGATATGGAAATAGAAAAGGTGAGGGTGGACTTAAAGATATGTATGTTCAAACAAAATCACAAGGTTTTGGAGATGAAGTACAAAAAAGAATCATGTTAGGTTCTTTTGTTTTAAGTTCTGGATATTATGATGCTTATTATATTAAAGCTCAAAAAGTAAGACACTTAATCAAAGATGAGTATGAAGAGATTTTTAAAGATGCAGATTTAATTCTTTCTCCAGTTGCACCAACAACTGCACCTGAGTTTGGAAGTTTTAAAACTTCATTAGAGATGTATTTAAGTGATATTTACACAATATCAGTAAATCTAGCTGGACTTCCAGCAATATCACTACCTGTTGATAGAAATAGTGATGGTATGCCAATAGGTTTACAAATGATAGGAAGAGCTTATGACGAGCAAACGTTATTTGATGGTGCTTTAGCGTTAGAAAAAGCTGTTAATTATAAATAA
- the guaB gene encoding IMP dehydrogenase, protein MRIRKRALTFEDVLLVPAKSEVLPKEVCLETKLTKNITLNVPFVSAAMDTVTEYRAAIAMARLGGIGIIHKNMDIESQALQCKKVKKSESGMIIDPVTIKKTQTLQDAEDIMASYKISGVPVVDDDNNLLGILTNRDMRFTKDYSQLVQDKMTPMPLVTGKEGTTLDEAADIMHQNKFEKLPIVDKNNKLVGLITIKDINKKREYPNANKDQFGRLRVGAAIGVGQLDRAKALVEVGVDVLVLDSAHGHSKGILDTVKLIKAELDVDVIAGNVATAEATADLIASGADAVKVGIGPGSICTTRIVAGVGVPQISAIDECAAEGAKHGVPVIADGGIKYSGDVAKALAVGASAVMMGSALAGTEESPGEVILSHGRKFKTYRGMGSIGAMTKGSTDRYFQEGTAADKLVPEGIEGMVPYRGAIGDIIHQFIGGLRSSMGYVGSESIPVFQQRAEFVEITSAGLKESHVHDVTITNEAPNYHI, encoded by the coding sequence ATGAGAATTAGAAAAAGAGCATTAACATTTGAAGATGTTTTATTAGTTCCTGCAAAATCAGAAGTTTTACCAAAAGAGGTATGTTTAGAAACAAAATTAACAAAAAATATTACACTTAATGTTCCATTTGTATCTGCTGCTATGGATACTGTTACAGAATACAGAGCTGCAATTGCAATGGCAAGACTTGGAGGGATTGGTATTATTCATAAAAATATGGATATTGAGTCTCAAGCACTTCAATGTAAAAAAGTTAAGAAAAGTGAATCTGGGATGATTATTGACCCAGTTACAATCAAAAAGACTCAAACACTACAAGATGCTGAAGATATTATGGCATCATACAAAATCTCAGGTGTACCTGTAGTTGATGATGATAACAATCTACTTGGTATTCTTACAAACAGAGATATGAGATTTACGAAAGATTATTCTCAATTAGTTCAAGACAAAATGACTCCTATGCCACTTGTAACTGGTAAAGAGGGAACTACTTTAGATGAAGCTGCTGATATTATGCACCAAAATAAATTTGAGAAATTGCCAATTGTTGATAAAAATAATAAATTAGTTGGACTTATTACAATTAAAGATATTAATAAAAAAAGAGAATATCCAAACGCAAACAAAGATCAATTTGGTAGATTAAGAGTTGGAGCTGCAATTGGTGTTGGTCAATTAGACAGAGCAAAAGCACTTGTAGAAGTTGGTGTTGATGTTTTAGTTCTTGACTCAGCTCACGGACACTCAAAAGGTATCTTAGATACAGTAAAACTAATCAAAGCAGAACTTGATGTAGATGTTATTGCAGGAAATGTAGCAACAGCTGAAGCAACAGCAGATTTAATTGCTTCTGGTGCAGACGCAGTTAAAGTTGGGATTGGACCTGGTTCAATCTGTACAACAAGAATTGTTGCAGGTGTAGGTGTACCTCAAATCTCTGCAATCGATGAGTGTGCTGCAGAAGGTGCAAAACATGGTGTACCTGTTATCGCTGATGGTGGTATCAAATACTCAGGTGATGTTGCAAAAGCATTAGCAGTTGGAGCAAGTGCAGTTATGATGGGAAGTGCCTTAGCTGGTACAGAAGAATCTCCAGGTGAGGTTATCCTTTCACATGGTAGAAAATTTAAAACATACAGAGGTATGGGTTCAATTGGAGCTATGACAAAAGGAAGTACAGACAGATATTTCCAAGAAGGAACAGCAGCTGATAAACTAGTTCCAGAAGGAATCGAAGGTATGGTTCCATATAGAGGAGCTATCGGAGATATCATTCACCAATTTATAGGTGGACTTAGAAGTTCTATGGGATATGTAGGAAGTGAATCAATTCCAGTATTCCAACAAAGAGCAGAGTTTGTAGAGATTACAAGTGCAGGGCTTAAAGAGTCTCATGTTCATGATGTAACGATTACTAATGAAGCGCCTAACTACCACATCTAA
- a CDS encoding colicin Z C-terminal domain-related protein: MTIFKAYAPPLGIGWGKWIKIYTHTGRIGFKVSFSSESKAKSTFDIEILEGGKSMPKKLVGPTSTTFMSKDCFCSTKVRFKSHTLGQNILIKVEY, encoded by the coding sequence ATGACTATATTTAAAGCATATGCACCACCTCTTGGCATAGGTTGGGGAAAATGGATTAAAATTTATACACATACTGGAAGAATTGGATTTAAAGTTTCATTTTCATCAGAATCGAAAGCTAAATCTACATTTGATATTGAAATATTAGAAGGTGGAAAAAGTATGCCCAAAAAACTTGTAGGTCCAACAAGTACGACTTTTATGTCTAAAGATTGTTTTTGTAGTACCAAAGTCCGTTTTAAAAGTCATACACTAGGACAAAATATATTAATAAAGGTTGAATACTAA
- a CDS encoding rhodanese-like domain-containing protein has product MNETLIYPMIALIAFIAYKKYTQYKVLKLVPSLLEEGAQIIDVRTKEEFNLANKEGSVNIPLESLKNRTNELDNSKPIILCCASGSRSGLARRLLLSNSFDNVHNAGTEIIPLRLNLHFYNNH; this is encoded by the coding sequence ATGAATGAAACTCTAATCTATCCAATGATTGCTCTAATAGCTTTCATAGCTTACAAAAAATATACTCAATACAAAGTCTTAAAACTTGTACCATCTCTTTTAGAAGAGGGTGCTCAGATTATTGATGTTCGAACAAAAGAGGAGTTTAATTTAGCTAATAAAGAGGGAAGTGTAAATATCCCTTTAGAATCCCTAAAAAATAGAACAAATGAGTTGGACAATAGTAAACCTATAATTCTTTGTTGTGCTAGTGGAAGTAGAAGTGGTTTAGCCAGACGACTTTTATTGTCTAATAGTTTTGACAATGTTCATAACGCTGGTACAGAAATAATACCCCTGAGGTTGAATCTCCATTTTTATAATAATCATTGA
- a CDS encoding Bax inhibitor-1 family protein — MVNILFAKTFLIVGGMLFLTALTAKINRFFETSFEMWSTFIISFLLLFLILGFSNDYPLNLILVAAFSLVIGWLIGPAIERFGMRYKLRMYLKSNGIVLKKGESATDKQMEEFEKSFDKDAYHKEWQNVIFQAVMGTALAVVATASIVFLTDIDFSFLGGFLFISLIILIIMGLINTFFIRSKLFSLIRAYLGAVVFTFYLLYDFNYLQSKSGDESWSTAINISVNIYLDIINLFLDLLEILSESN; from the coding sequence ATGGTAAATATATTATTTGCAAAAACATTTTTAATTGTAGGAGGAATGCTTTTCCTTACAGCATTGACAGCAAAAATTAATCGATTCTTTGAAACTTCATTTGAAATGTGGTCAACATTTATTATTTCTTTTTTATTATTATTTCTAATTTTAGGCTTCTCAAATGACTACCCTTTAAATCTTATTTTAGTTGCTGCTTTTTCTTTAGTGATTGGTTGGCTAATTGGACCTGCAATTGAACGTTTTGGAATGAGATATAAACTACGAATGTATTTAAAAAGCAATGGAATTGTTTTAAAAAAAGGTGAAAGTGCCACAGATAAACAAATGGAAGAATTTGAAAAGTCTTTTGATAAAGATGCTTATCACAAAGAATGGCAAAATGTGATTTTTCAAGCGGTGATGGGAACTGCTTTAGCTGTCGTTGCAACAGCTTCTATAGTTTTTCTCACTGATATTGATTTTAGTTTTTTAGGTGGCTTTCTATTTATAAGTTTGATTATTCTCATTATAATGGGATTAATTAATACTTTCTTTATACGTTCAAAGCTTTTTTCATTGATTAGAGCATATCTTGGCGCAGTAGTTTTTACATTCTATTTATTATATGACTTCAATTACCTTCAAAGTAAATCAGGAGATGAAAGTTGGTCAACAGCAATTAATATATCAGTAAATATTTATTTAGACATAATAAATCTATTCTTAGATTTGTTAGAAATTTTATCTGAGTCAAACTAA
- a CDS encoding DUF2059 domain-containing protein — protein MKVLKSGVICLSLLIAQYSIADVEADREAEKLLSTIGMEKVMNLSMSQMIDLQLQQTPALAPYKPVIIKFFNKHMSWESLKPEFLKIYSEAFSAKELHEINEFYATKTGKRTIELMPSLMTQGAQIGASRVQENIEELQAMIKAESERLQKLSKQ, from the coding sequence ATGAAAGTATTAAAATCAGGTGTTATTTGTTTATCACTTTTAATAGCACAATACAGTATTGCAGACGTAGAGGCAGATAGGGAAGCCGAAAAATTATTAAGTACAATAGGCATGGAAAAGGTAATGAATCTGTCAATGTCTCAGATGATAGATCTTCAATTACAGCAAACTCCAGCTTTAGCTCCGTATAAGCCTGTAATAATTAAGTTTTTTAATAAACATATGAGCTGGGAGTCGTTAAAACCTGAATTTTTAAAAATTTATTCTGAAGCTTTCTCTGCAAAAGAGCTTCATGAAATCAACGAATTTTACGCAACTAAAACCGGAAAAAGGACCATCGAATTAATGCCTTCACTAATGACACAAGGAGCTCAGATTGGGGCATCCCGTGTGCAGGAAAATATTGAGGAATTACAGGCGATGATAAAGGCAGAGTCAGAACGACTTCAAAAATTGAGTAAGCAATAA
- a CDS encoding NINE protein produces MKGKILDFSLQEGKGIISGDNGTRYDFVISEWKNEKAPAVGQTVDFDMNENSAVSIYLEKAIASGEKSKLAAALLALFLGGFGIHKFYLGCNTAGIIMLLVFLFGFILLGIPSIFIGMIAFIEAILYLIKSEEDFEKIYIDNKKCWF; encoded by the coding sequence GTGAAAGGAAAAATATTAGACTTTAGCTTACAAGAGGGTAAAGGTATTATTTCTGGTGATAATGGAACTCGATATGATTTTGTTATTTCAGAATGGAAAAATGAAAAAGCACCTGCAGTTGGTCAAACTGTAGATTTTGATATGAATGAAAACAGCGCAGTTTCTATTTATTTAGAAAAAGCAATAGCTAGTGGAGAAAAAAGCAAACTTGCAGCAGCATTATTGGCATTATTTTTAGGTGGATTTGGTATTCATAAATTTTATTTAGGTTGTAATACTGCTGGTATTATAATGCTTTTAGTTTTCTTATTTGGTTTTATTTTATTAGGAATCCCAAGTATTTTTATTGGAATGATTGCATTTATTGAAGCAATATTATATTTAATTAAATCAGAAGAAGATTTCGAAAAAATTTATATTGATAATAAAAAATGTTGGTTCTAA